A portion of the Drosophila sechellia strain sech25 chromosome 2R, ASM438219v1, whole genome shotgun sequence genome contains these proteins:
- the LOC6609845 gene encoding elongation of very long chain fatty acids protein F codes for MLRYLRIPQADPNPILLAGSPWPITLILVAYLLFVLKLGKIFMRNRKPYDLKTALKVYNLFQVLYNGLYFGMVFYYLFIVGICNLHCIESFPEGHERKQLERVLHAAYLLNKVLDLMDTVFFVLRKSYKQITFLHIYHHVFMSFGSYALTRYYGTGGHFNAVGLLNSLVHTVMYFYYFLSSEYPGVRANIWWKKYITLTQLCQFFILLSYAIYVRFFSPNCGVPRGLLYLNMLQGVVFIYLFGKFYIHNYLRPAKAQINAKQS; via the exons ATGCTCCGATACTTGCGCATACCTCAAGCGG ATCCCAACCCAATTCTGCTGGCTGGATCACCATGGCCTATCACACTGATTTTGGTGGCATATCTGCTGTTTGTCCTCAAATTGGGCAAGATCTTCATGAGAAACCGGAAGCCATATGATTTGAAAACGGCCCTGAAAGTCTACAATCTGTTTCAGGTGCTATACAATGGTCTCTACTTCGGAATG GTTTTTTACTATCTCTTCATCGTGGGCATTTGCAATCTGCACTGCATAGAGAGCTTTCCAGAGGGCCATGAACGCAAACAACTGGAACGAGTGTTGCATGCCGCATATCTGCTGAACAAGGTCCTCGATCTAATGGATACGGTGTTCTTTGTGCTGCGAAAGAGCTATAAGCAGATCACCTTCCTGCACATATATCACCACGTGTTCATGTCCTTTGGCAGTTACGCCCTTACTCGATACTATGGAACTGGAGGCCACTTCAATGCGGTCGGACTGCTGAACTCCTTGGTGCACACGGTCATGTATTTCTACTACTTTCTGTCCTCAGAATATCCCGGAGTAAGGGCCAATATCTGGTGGAAGAAGTACATAACACTGACACAGCTCTGCCAGTTCTTTATTCTGCTCAGTTACGCCATCTATGTGAGATTTTTCTCACCGAATTGTGGGGTTCCCCGCGGTCTTCTCTATCTGAATATGCTGCAAGGCGTTGTgttcatttatttgtttggaAAATTCTATATCCACAACTACCTGAGACCTGCGAAGGCGCAAATCAACGCAAAGCAATCGTAG
- the LOC6609844 gene encoding probable salivary secreted peptide: MKISVILLVISLSAFAAASGRGRSHSITWGARSYRDMHLRREIITEKSKFLRVVTRDYVFDQKKLARTITQIVITDQIRDGNGGYAFLTAGGPQTTYAKIHLKSQRNQGFSFIIDIYGI, encoded by the exons atgaaaatttccgTAATACTACTAGTAATCTCGCTGTCCGCCTTCGCCGCGGCATCGGGGCGTGGCCGTAGTCACAGTATTACTTGGGGCGCCAGAAGCTATAGGGATATGCATTTACGCAGGGAAATCATTACGGAGAAATCCAAGTTCCTGCGCGTGGTGACCAGAGATTATGTGTTTGACCAAAAA AAACTGGCACGCACCATCACCCAAATCGTGATCACGGATCAGATCAGGGATGGAAATGGAGGCTATGCATTCCTAACTGCTGGTGGACCACAGACCACATATGCCAAGATCCACTTGAAGAGTCAACGGAATCAGGGCTTCAGTTTCATCATCGACATATACGGCATTTAA
- the LOC6609849 gene encoding LOW QUALITY PROTEIN: RNA polymerase II degradation factor 1 (The sequence of the model RefSeq protein was modified relative to this genomic sequence to represent the inferred CDS: inserted 1 base in 1 codon) — MISQSGVVQPVGRCSRILRQIRKKVLPKCFNISKNLLVAAFFGQTIGWYESFDKSRIPKDRISKMAQETKTVAAAKDQNQRDHIDEEEVIELHKSRSFYDRVREQAERFASTRVGQFVIERGDKALAMIEDTAKWSLPQDKSSAPLERPLPWAPFLMLIVLLRLTRIWLSVGALMIGNGPISPTDMVYFIQTRRRKLRAIRVHGLKVMRRRQQEVSYGSGKGMTQKLNQWFSRAMCRPGVQQDSSSRRVFVRHSEQGLSNSVVKRPREEDCNADAELTIDQMLAKYANENSEDDSDFVPNEEEEESSSSNSSGDSESESGSSEGISSGEADEVVSQAKQKSAGAVVENGVHKAEEKENDKEKLNVTTTSNGNNDKEQAEVDHPSICRPEKENXKISHQATSAAQPDEEWKSSPGHMSAAVMNTRLYNNTAAAATTDPDPDSEPDTQPEPEIPSEPPSQSQPSTEETDDDAEDSCSTSGSSQTGITVYQADETQPDTQAGQILEVAATLTDAHLSNYPTVDTLTPATSSEDIFYSPIGSPTCFNTSLGTQALLKRASIQSVLAHSTPTREVRDQPTEEANHSVPQTPETGKTQPQTPKEVHNQNQQQNQQQRQRNHPHQRYRGRNRR; from the exons AATCAGCAAGATGGCACAGGAGACGAAGACCGTGGCGGCAGCCAAAGACCAGAACCAGCGAGACCATATCGACGAGGAAGAAGTCATCGAACTCCACAAGTCACGCAGCTTTTACGATCGGGTTCGCGAACAGGCGGAGCGATTTGCCAGCACGCGAGTTGGCCAATTCGTGATCGAACGGGGCGATAAAGCGCTGGCGATGATCGAGGATACTGCCAAGTGGAGTCTTCCGCAAG aCAAGTCTTCTGCTCCCTTGGAACGCCCCCTGCCTTGGGCTCCATTCCTGATGCTCATCGTCCTGCTGCGGCTCACACGCATTTGGTTATCTGTTGGCGCCCTGATGATCGGCAATGGTCCAATATCTCCCACGGATATGGTCTACTTTATACAGACTAGACGCCGCAAGCTGCGGGCCATTCGGGTTCATGGCCTAAAGGTGATGAGACGGCGCCAGCAGGAGGTGTCCTACGGCAGTGGCAAAGGTATGACCCAGAAGCTCAATCAGTGGTTTTCCCGAGCCATGTGCCGTCCAGGAGTTCAGCAGGATAGCAGCAGTCGCCGTGTGTTTGTTCGCCATTCGGAGCAG GGTCTAAGCAATTCCGTGGTTAAGCGCCCTCGGGAGGAGGACTGCAATGCCGATGCCGAACTGACCATCGATCAAATGCTGGCCAAGTATGCCAACGAGAATTCTGAAGATGACTCCGACTTTGTGCCcaatgaggaggaggaggagagcagcagcagtaacaGCAGCGGGGACAGCGAATCCGAATCCGGCTCCAGCGAAGGAATAAGCAGCGGCGAGGCGGATGAGGTTGTCAGCCAG GCCAAGCAGAAATCAGCTGGAGCGGTGGTGGAAAACGGAGTGCACAAGGCCGAGGAGAAGGAAAATGATAAGGAAAAACTGAACGTAACGACAaccagcaatggcaacaacgaCAAGGAGCAGGCGGAAGTTG ATCATCCATCCATTTGCAGGCCCGAAaaagaaa ccaaaattaGCCACCAAGCCACTT CTGCTGCCCAGCCGGATGAGGAGTGGAAATCTTCGCCAGGACACATGAGCGCCGCCGTGATGAACACCCGACTGTACAACAATACCGCCGCTGCAG CCACCACTGATCCAGATCCCGATTCAGAACCTGACACTCAGCCTGAACCCGAAATCCCATCCGAACCTCCATCCCAGTCCCAACCCTCAACCGAAGAAACAGATGACGATGCAGAGGATAGTTGCAGCACCAGTGGCAGTAGTCAAACCGGGATCACTGTCTATCAGGCCGATGAAACCCAGCCAGATACCCAAGCTGGACAGATCCTCGAGGTTGCCGCCACGTTAACTGATGCACATCTATCCAACTATCCCACTGTTGACACCCTAACTCCTGCCACCTCCTCCGAAGACATATTCTATAGCCCTATCG gtTCACCCACTTGCTTTAATACTAGCCTAGGAACCCAAGCTCTCCTCAAGAGGGCCAGCATTCAATCCGTCCTGG CCCACTCCACGCCCACGAGGGAGGTGAGAGATCAACCCACTGAAGAGGCAAACCACTCGGTGCCTCAAACACCGGAGACCGGGAAAACTCAACCCCAAACACCCAAGGAAGTCCATAATCAAAATCAGCAGCAAAATCAACAGCAGCGCCAACGCAATCATCCCCACCAACGCTATCGTGGACGCAATCGGCGCTAG
- the LOC6609846 gene encoding elongation of very long chain fatty acids protein F codes for MNSTLLDLFRGLPADPVRLPMFGTPLPAIVIVLCYLLLIFKVGPDFMRSRKPYNMRKAMLIYNFCQVLMNSGIFLMGTYYLLIKRLYHLRCMTMLSSDHPDKDVDRLFTYFYFINKVIDLIDTIFFVLRKSYKQITVLHVYHHVFMVLGVPLTYYFYGPGGQYNLMGYLNSFVHVVMYAYYFASAWYPNVKSRLWWKEYITKLQFLQFMILFAQSVLTLWLNPGCRVPKVLQYVQLGGSISMIIMFGNFYYQTYVKAKSKEQ; via the exons ATGAACTCCACACTATTGGATTTATTTCGAGGGCTGCCGGCAG ATCCCGTCCGTCTGCCCATGTTTGGCACACCTTTACCGGCGATTGTGATAGTTTTGTGTTACCTGCTGCTGATTTTCAAAGTGGGACCCGATTTTATGAGATCTCGTAAGCCCTACAATATGCGAAAAGCCATGTTGATCTACAATTTCTGTCAAGTTCTAATGAACTCTGGCATTTTTTTAATG GGCACTTACTATCTTTTAATCAAAAGACTGTACCATTTGCGCTGCATGACCATGCTGTCCTCGGATCATCCAGATAAAGATGTCGATCGTTTGTTCACCTACTTTTACTTTATCAATAAGGTGATCGATCTGATAGACACCATATTCTTTGTGCTGAGAAAGAGCTACAAGCAAATCACCGTACTCCATGTGTACCATCATGTATTCATGGTTTTGGGTGTGCCATTGACATACTATTTCTACGGACCCGGAGGACAATACAACCTGATGGGATATCTCAACTCATTTGTACATGTGGTCATGTACGCCTACTATTTCGCATCTGCTTGGTATCCAAACGTGAAGAGCAGATTGTGGTGGAAAGAGTACATCACCAAGCTGCAGTTCCTACAGTTCATGATCCTCTTCGCCCAATCTGTGCTGACTTTATGGCTGAATCCCGGTTGCCGTGTTCCCAAGGTCCTGCAGTACGTTCAGCTCGGAGGTTCCATTTCCATGATCATCATGTTTGGGAACTTTTACTATCAAACCTATGTCAAAGCCAAGAGCAAAGAGCAGTGA
- the LOC6609848 gene encoding probable cytochrome P450 12b2, mitochondrial, with product MWKYSNKIIYRTVSGNQLWFDRNLSVGGTRSQQTQLELLDTSTPRIDDKWQQARPYGEIPGPSPLRMLSFFMPGGALRNTNLIQMNRVMREMYGDIYCIPGMMGKPNVVFTYNPEDFEMTYRNEGVWPIRIGLESLNYYRKVHRPDVFKGVGGLASDQGQEWADIRNKVNPVLMKVQNVRQNLPQLDLISKEFIDKLETQRNPETHTLTTDFHNELKMWAFESISFVALNTRMGLLSDNPDPNADRLAKHMGDFFNYSFQFDVQPSIWTVYKTAGFKKFLETYDNITDITSNYIETAMKGFGNNEDGKTKCVLEQLLELNKKVAVTMVMDMLMAGIDTTSSACLTILYHLARNPSKQEKLRRELLHILPTPKDSLTDQNTKNMPYLRACIKEGLRITSITPGNFRITPKDLVLSGYQVPRGTGVLMGVLELSNDDNYFAQSSEFIPERWLKTDLAPDIKACPAARTRNPFVYLPFGFGPRTCIGKRIAELEIETLLVRLLRSYKVSWLPETPIDYESTIILSPCGDIRFKLEPVGDSM from the exons ATGTGGAAATATTCTAATAAAATTATCTACCGGACCGTTTCGGGCAATCAGTTGTGGTTTGATAGGAACTTATCTGTTGGTGGCACACGCAGTCAGCAG ACCCAGTTGGAACTTTTGGACACTTCGACGCCTCGCATAGATGATAAATGGCAACAGGCCAGGCCGTATGGAGAAATACCGGGTCCCAGCCCCCTACGAATGCTATCCTTTTTTATGCCAGGCG GAGCCCTTCGCAACACAAACTTGATTCAAATGAACCGCGTGATGAGAGAAATGTACGGCGATATATACTGCATTCCCGGAATGATGGGTAAACCGAACGTAGTCTTCACTTACAACCCAGAGGACTTCGAGATGACCTACCGCAACGAGGGTGTTTGGCCCATTCGCATCGGTCTGGAGAGCTTGAACTACTATCGCAAGGTGCACAGACCTGATGTCTTTAAAGGTGTTGGCGGTCTGGCATCTGA TCAGGGTCAGGAATGGGCTGATATTCGCAACAAAGTGAATCCAGTTCTTATGAAAGTTCAGAATGTCCGGCAAAATCTACCGCAGCTAGACCTAATATCTAAGGAGTTTATAGACAA ATTGGAAACTCAAAGGAACCCAGAGACCCACACTCTGACTACTGACTTTCACAATGAGCTGAAGATGTGGGCCTTCGAGTCGATTAGCTTTGTGGCGCTGAACACGCGGATGGGATTGCTTAGTGATAATCCAGATCCCAATGCTGATCGTCTGGCTAAACATATGGGCGACTTTTTCAACTATAGCTTCCAATTCGATGTGCAGCCCTCCATTTGGACTGTTTATAAAACCGCTGGCTTCAAGAAGTTTCTCGAAACCTACGACAATATTACCGATATTACCTCAAATTATATAGAGACGGCTATGAAAGGTTTTGGTAACAATGAAGACGGTAAGACAAAATGCGTTTTGGAGCAGTTGCTGGAACTCAACAAGAAGGTGGCTGTGACAATGGTTATGGACATGCTTATGGCTGGAATCGATACG ACATCATCAGCTTGTCTGACGATCCTCTATCACTTGGCTCGCAATCCATCAAAGCAAGAGAAGTTGCGTCGAGAGCTACTCCACATATTGCCCACCCCTAAGGACTCCTTGACGGATCAGAATACCAAAAACATGCCTTATCTGAGAGCTTGCATAAAGGAGGGTCTGCGCATCACCTCCATTACGCCGGGAAACTTTCGCATAACACCCAAGGATCTAGTGCTATCGGGCTATCAGGTGCCACGTGGCACTGGAGTTCTGATGGGTGTCCTGGAGCTGTCCAACGACGATAACTACTTTGCCCAGAGCTCCGAGTTCATACCGGAACGCTGGCTCAAGACCGACTTAGCTCCGGATATCAAGGCTTGTCCAGCGGCCCGAACCCGTAACCCCTTCGTATACCTGCCATTTGGCTTTGGACCTCGCACCTGTATTGGCAAAAGGATTGCCGAGCTGGAGATCGAAACGCTGCTGGTGCGACTCCTGCGAAGCTACAAGGTCAGCTGGCTGCCCGAAACTCCGATTGACTATGAGAGCACCATTATCCTGTCACCCTGCGGTGATATTCGCTTCAAATTGGAACCAGTTGGTGACTCAATGTGA
- the LOC6609847 gene encoding uncharacterized protein LOC6609847 — MTAAKRRASSSNSSGSSNTSGSSNGNEQHSQQQHLQLQQQQQQHAQTNEYQQLLQHPHHHYQQHYNGDSNTSGSNSNSSNTQQYHQRQQQHQATLRDCSVKLPLDILWLPKSAMRPAGPDTSPTDCILVVGVSRPKLAVVFLTVMLISLFLTFHVLYDSAVYNIQAAQAVHERHRLSMTASASALASSSSSSSSSGGSFSFSSSAGGASNHLPVFVKPVPSSNQLSHPMVFPSSRVHFPKTSRRLPQALIIGVRKCGTRALLEMLYLHPRIQKAGGEVHFFDRDENYLKGLEWYRKKMPHSFRGQITIEKSPSYFVSPEVPERVRAMNASIKLLLIVREPVTRAISDYTQLRSHAATAILPLAEKDPPSPKESSGGGAGGGGAGGGGSGTAAAKMPTQSLLYAKMQSARGYDNALLGGSGAGAKETKGKPVSSSLVRRQALGSGGGVAGAAMTTTTMSPMASAAQMAAKSFEELAIFPNGTVNEAYRPLSISMYHVHLHRWLEVFPREQLLVVNGDRLIEDPVSQLKRIEAFLGIEHRVNSEHFYFNETKGFYCLRYDNGDRCLRETKGRKHPHVDPVVVSRLRKFFAEYNQRFYELVGEDLGWPEE, encoded by the exons ATGACTGCCGCCAAAAGACGtgcgagcagcagcaacagcagcggcagcagcaacactagCGGCAGCAGTAATGGCAACGAGCAGCActcccagcagcaacatctgcagctgcaacagcagcaacagcagcatgcCCAGACAAACGAGTACCAACAGTTGCTGCAGCATCCCCACCATCACTATCAGCAACACTACAACGGCGACAGCAAcaccagcggcagcaacagcaacagcagcaacacgcaGCAATACCACCAgagacagcagcaacatcaggcGACATTGCGCGACTGCTCCGTCAAATTGCCGCTGGATATCCT ATGGCTCCCGAAATCGGCAATGCGGCCAGCGGGTCCTGATACCTCGCCCACGGACTGCATCCTGGTGGTGGGCGTTTCCCGTCCAAAATTGGCCGTCGTCTTCCTTACGGTCATGTTGATCTCGCTGTTCCTCACCTTCCACGTCCTGTACGATAGTGCCGTGTACAATATCCAAGCGGCCCAGGCTGTCCACGAAAGGCATCGTCTATCTATGACCGCCTCCGCATCGGCTCTGgcatcctcctcctcatcgtcGTCCAGTTCCGGCGgctccttctccttctcctcctccgccggtGGCGCCTCCAATCATCTGCCCGTGTTCGTAAAGCCCGTGCCCAGCTCCAATCAGCTCAGCCATCCCATGGTCTTTCCCTCCAGCCGTGTGCACTTTCCAAAAACCAGTCGACGGTTGCCGCAG GCACTCATCATCGGTGTGCGAAAGTGTGGAACACGGGCGTTGTTGGAGATGCTCTACCTGCATCCGCGGATCCAGAAGGCCGGTGGCGAGGTGCACTTCTTCGACCGGGACGAGAACTACCTGAAGGGCCTGGAGTGGTACCGCAAGAAGATGCCACACTCGTTCCGTGGCCAGATAACCATCGAGAAGAGTCCCAGCTACTTTGTGTCGCCAGAG GTGCCGGAACGCGTACGGGCCATGAACGCGAGCATCAAGCTGCTCCTGATTGTCCGTGAGCCGGTGACCCGGGCCATTTCGGACTACACGCAGCTGCGTAGCCATGCGGCCACCGCCATTCTGCCGTTGGCCGAGAAGGATCCACCGAGTCCGAAGGAGAGTTCTGGCGGTGGGgcaggtggtggtggtgctggtggtggggGAAGCGGGACCGCAGCTGCCAAGATGCCAACACAATCACTGCTGTATGCCAAAATGCAGTCGGCCCGTGGCTATGACAATGCCCTGTTGGGTGGCAGTGGGGCGGGCGCCAAGGAGACCAAAGGCAAACCGGTATCTTCGTCTTTGGTCAGGAGACAGGCGTTGGGTAGTGGCGGTGGTGTCGCTGGAGCTGCGATGACCACGACTACAATGTCGCCAATGGCGAGCGCCGCCCAAATGGCAGCCAA GTCCTTTGAGGAGCTGGCCATATTTCCCAATGGCACCGTTAACGAGGCTTATCGACCGCTCAGCATCTCCATGTACCATGTCCACCTCCATCGCTGGCTGGAGGTCTTTCCGCGGGAGCAGCTGCTGGTGGTCAATGGGGATCGCCTCATCGAAGATCCGGTTTCTCAGCTGAAACGCATCGAGGCTTTCTTGG GCATTGAGCATCGGGTGAATAGCGAGCACTTCTACTTCAACGAGACCAAGGGCTTCTACTGTCTGCGCTACGACAACGGGGATCGCTGCCTCCGGGAGACGAAGGGCAGGAAGCATCCGCATGTGGATCCCGTGGTGGTCTCCAGATTGCGAAAGTTCTTCGCCGAGTACAATCAGCGATTCTACGAGCTTGTCGGCGAGGATCTCGGCTGGCCGGAGGAGTAA